Within Desulfobacter sp., the genomic segment AGATAACGATGAGCCTGGGTCAACCTTTTCTTCTTTTATGGCGGCCGTCAATTTTAGGCAAAATAATGCCCAGCTTTTCAATTTTCCGGAATAGGGTGGTTTTGTGGATGCCAAGGTCCTTGGCCGCGGCCTGGCGGTCATAGTGGTTTTTCTGGAGCACGGCCAGAATCACCTCCATTTCTGCGGCTTTTAGGGGGTCCTTAGCCGCCAGGTGGTCCAGGGCTTTGGGTGAATGCCGGACCAGGTGGGGGGGCAGGTGGTCCGGGAGAATTTCCCCGTCCCCGCAGAGAACAAATGCGTGCTCAATGATATTCTCAAGTTCCCGGACATTGCCCGGGAAATCATGGGTCATCAGGACGGAAAGGGTTTCCTGGCTGATCCCGGACACGGCCTTTCCCCGGATCCGGTTGAGCTTGTGGATAAAATGCTCCGTGAGCAGGGGCAGGTCTTCCATGCGGTGGCGCAGGGGCGGCAGATGGATTTCCACCACATTGATCCGGTAAAAAAGGTCCTGCCTGAATTTTTCATCGGCAATGAGTTTTGACAGGTCCTTGTTGGTGGCGGCAATGATTCTGACATCGGATCTTTCCTTTTCAATACCGCCCAGGGGCTGGTATTCTGATGTTTCCAACACCTTCAGCAGCCGCACCTGAAAGGCCGGGCTGGTATCCCCGATCTCATCCAGTAGAATGGTGCCCCCGTCGGCCAGGGCAAAATACCCGGGCTTGTCCTTGACCGCATTGGTAAAGGCCCCTTCCTTGTATCCGAACAGCTCCGACTCCAGCAGGGTATCGGGCAGGGCCCCGCAGTTGATGGCCCAATAGGTGCCCGCCTTGCGGCGGCTCAGATTGTGGATGGCCCGGGCCAGAAGCCCCTTGCCCGTTCCGGTTTCCCCGTAGATCAGTACCGAGCTCTCACTCTGGGAAATCTGGGGCAGCATCTGGAAAATCTTAACCATGGCAGCACTATTGGCAATGATGTCATCCATGCTGTAGCCTTCATAAATCTGCTTTCGCAATTCCTCAATGTGGCTCAGGTCCCTGAAAATCTCCACCCCGCCCTGGATCCGGCCCGCCTTGTCCAAAAGCAGGGAAGTGGAAAGGCTTACCGGTATTTCCCTGTGGTCTGCACTGAGGATACAGGCTGACGGCAGATTATGGGGGGTGCCCTCCCGCATGGTTTTTTTCAGGGCGCAGTTTTCCCCGCACATATTGGAACGGAATATGGTGTGGCAGACCCGGCCCAGGGCCGTCTTTTTGGAAAAGCCCGTAATGGTCTCGGCCGCCCGGTTAAAGGTCATGATGCGGAATCTGTGGTCAACGGTAAACACCCCGTCGGAAATGCTGTCCAGAATATTCTCAAAGGCCTTGGGGTCCATGAACTCCAGTTTTATATAGGGCATAGGCACCTGCCGGTTGGTTAATATTTTTTATATATCCCACACCTTTGCACCCAAATCAAGGCGGGTGACGGTCTCACAGTTGCACCCATTCGGGTGCGACTGCGATACCGGGTCGCTTTTTTGCAATCTCTCTATTCCGCCTGCCGGTGTCCAGGCGGCCATATAAAATTGTTTTATATTAAGATTTCAACGCATTAAAAAATATTTCCAAAACATTTATACCATGGCACACCCCTTGCTCATAATGATTCCTCGAAAGCCGGGACGACCCGCTTTCATGATAACCAAATTAATACAATGATGTGGAGTACCATCAGAATGAAACGAGTAGTGTTCGTAAGCAGGGAAAAAGATCAATTTGCTGAACTTGAGTTGATGCTGGCCAGGAATGATATGCGCGTTGAGTGGAGCGGAACCGGAAAAGGCCTTTTATCCCTGCTTTCGAATACCCCTAAAGGAGAATGGATCAACCTTGTGGTTGTGGAAGAAACCCTGGCCGATACCGACGCGGTCGCCCTGATCAAGGAATTCATCCCCCAAAGCCCCATGACCAACAGTGTTGTGGCCGGTACCATGGATAAAAAAGCATTTCACGATACCTACGAAGGATACGGGGTGCTCCTGCAGATCGCCCCCAAACCCTCCACGGCAGATGCCGACACCCTGGAATCCACCCTGAAAAAAATCGGGGCAATCTAAGTATGGGGTCCATGCTGATGATATCTTTGCCAAGGAGAACTGCCCCATGATAATCAGTATTGCCTCCGGAAAAGGCGGCACCGGCAAAACCACGGTGGCCAC encodes:
- a CDS encoding sigma 54-interacting transcriptional regulator: MPYIKLEFMDPKAFENILDSISDGVFTVDHRFRIMTFNRAAETITGFSKKTALGRVCHTIFRSNMCGENCALKKTMREGTPHNLPSACILSADHREIPVSLSTSLLLDKAGRIQGGVEIFRDLSHIEELRKQIYEGYSMDDIIANSAAMVKIFQMLPQISQSESSVLIYGETGTGKGLLARAIHNLSRRKAGTYWAINCGALPDTLLESELFGYKEGAFTNAVKDKPGYFALADGGTILLDEIGDTSPAFQVRLLKVLETSEYQPLGGIEKERSDVRIIAATNKDLSKLIADEKFRQDLFYRINVVEIHLPPLRHRMEDLPLLTEHFIHKLNRIRGKAVSGISQETLSVLMTHDFPGNVRELENIIEHAFVLCGDGEILPDHLPPHLVRHSPKALDHLAAKDPLKAAEMEVILAVLQKNHYDRQAAAKDLGIHKTTLFRKIEKLGIILPKIDGRHKRRKG